The Candidatus Baltobacteraceae bacterium DNA window CGAACGAGTAGGAGGTATCGGGCGAACAACACAAACCGGTTGCTCCCCGCGTCACGTCAGCCGGGTTTCCCACCGTCGCGTTCGCGTTGTGGGCCGATCCGTCGACCGCCGCCGTTCCGCCGCCCTCGTCCAAGCGGTAATACACATACGGGGTGTGCGCAAGGACGGCTTGCGCGAACGGATCGGCGCCGGTGGCCGTGGACGAATGCACGCAGCTCGACGTCTGATTGCTAAAGAGCGGTTGCATGGGAAACTCGTCGGTACCTAGCGTGGAACCGCCGAAGCTGTCGTTTTGCAGCATGATATTGGCGCACTTGTCGGCTATCTCGGCCGTCGTCGAGTCGTTCCAGCTGACACCGTTGAGATCGGTGAGCGTTTCGGCGATTTCGTGCCCCATCGCGATCGAGACGCCGTCGAGCGTTCCGGCGCCGCCGGAGTTGACGAAGTTCACCCCGCAGTTCGAACCGATCATATACGGAAACGCGACGAACGGCAGGACGGTGGTGCCCGTGATCGCGTCGGAGTGATAGGCACAGAACGACGTGTTGTAACCGGCGGGATTATGACCGAAGGGAAGCGCGATGACGTAGATGACGTTGTAGTTGCTCACTCCGAAATGCGTAGCGACCCGCTCGGTTTCGGCGGCTATTTGGGCGGTCGTCGGTGCCGACGGCACCGCGTTGGCGGTATCGCTCCACGTACCGGCAACGATATTCGCGGGATTGGTGATGTAGGATCCGTTCCACTCCCAATATTGCGTGACCGTGTTGAGCCAGTTCGATCCCCCCAATGCGTTCAGGAAGTTCGTAATGCGCGTTTGCTCGCTGTCGGGATCGCTCGTAAATCCCCAAAAGTCGAGGTAAATGGTGGGTACGGGTTGGATGGCGCCGCCGTGGTAGTACAGGTTTTGCGTTGCGGTCGTGTGAGGACGCAGCCTATAGCCGCGCTTGGTGAGCATGAGGTGCGGCTTGCGGAATCGGATCTGTCCGGACCACTTCGTTTCCGTCTTCGCAGGGAGCACCGAAAGCGGCCCGCTCGGGCCTCCCTTGGCCGCGCAACCGGCGGCAAGGAGCAGTAAAATGGCAAAAGCCCCACGGTTCAAACGCATGGTCGCCTCCTGGCCATACAAGGATTCGCCGGCCAGGTACCCGACCCTGGCGCGTTGCGGCCGCCGGAGGCTACTTCAGTTGGGTGAAGACGTAGGTGGCGACGTCGTGTAAGTCGGTCTCGGAGAGCCTCCAACGCGGCATGACGGGATCGAGCGGCTGACCCTCGTTGTCAATGCCGGTGGAGATCGCGCGCTCGAGCAGTGCGATCGTGTACGGATGCTTCTGATCGACGACCAGCGCTTTGTGTCGTAGGTCGGCGCTCACGGCGCCGCCCGGCAAGTGGACGCCGCCGGCTCCGTCGGCGCCGTGGCACGCCGCACACGCCGGCCGCAACGGGGGCTTGGCAGCGACGATCTGAGTGCCGCTGCTGTCACGGCCGGTCAGGAAGATCGATCGTCCGTTGTTGGCCGAGCTCGAGTTCCCTCCGCTGCATGCCGCGATCGAACAAGCGGTCAGGAGCGCAAGCGATGGAAATACCTGGGCTCGAACGACGCTCAACATTTCAATCCTTCAGTTCCACGAAGACGACGTGGGTATCGGTGGCTCCCAACGTTCTCGCCGACATTATTTTTTGTCGAGAGTTTCCATTTTCCCGGCAGCGCGGATTGCGTGGCACGCTTGCTTAGCGGAAATCCCCTATTGTCGCGGCCGCTTGACTAGGGCTACAATTCGACATCTTTTGTTGACGCTCGACGAGGTGGAAAAGATGTCGCGACGTTTTCTCGCAGTAACATGCGCCACTGCTGCTCTCGCACTTGGAGCCTGCGCCGGAAGCAACGCTCCCTCAGTGCCCACCTCGTCTGCCCCTGTGAAAGGGTTGCGCCCTCACGGGGCGTGTAAGTACCAGTTTTATCCGCCGGTGGGGAGCAGCACGCCGAGCAACGTAACGCCTCAAGGGCCAGGCATCATCATGGGCGGCGGCGGTACCGACGTCGACGCGGGGTTCGTGTGGATGCACGACACGATTGCCGGCTCGCCGTCGGGAAACGGCGGCGACGTCGTCATTCTGCGTTCGACTGGAACCAATGCGTACGACTCGTACATTTACGCCCTCGCGAAGTTTAATTCCGTGCGCACGCTATTGCTTCCGACGTGCACGCCGGCGAGCGTATTGCAACAGGCGGCGACGATCGTCAATCAGTCCGAGGGCGTCTTCTTTGCGGGTGGAAATCAAGCCGACTATATCAGCGCCTGGACGGGTACGCCGCTCGCGACCGCCGTTCAGAACCTCTACAATCGCGGGGGAGTCGTTGGGGGAACCAGTGCCGGCGACAACGTGCTGCCGCAGTATATTTTCGATGCGATCGCCTCAGGAAATAAGTCGGTCGAAACGAAGGACGTCGTCGCCAATCCCTACGAGTCGACCATTAGCTTTTCGTACGATTTCCTGAATCTGCCGATCTTGCAGAACGTCATGACGGATCCGCACTTCGTTACGCGCGATCGCTTCGGGCGCTTTGCTGGATTCCTGGCTCGCCAGTTTGCAGACGGGAAAGACACCGGGACGGTCATCCACGGAGTCGGCATCGACGAAATGACCGACGTGGTCGTCGACAAGAATGGGATTGGAACGCTCTTACTACAAGGTACGGGTGGTTCGGCGTACTTTTTGAGCGCGGGCCCGGCTCAAACCATCAGCGCGAAAACACCGCTGGTATACGACAACATTCAAGTTACCCGTTTAGGCGCGGCGGGGCAAACCTTCAACTTCAAAACCTGGTGCGCTGCGCAACCGACCTATACCGTTAACGTCAACGGCAACAACTCGCCGATCTACGCCCCGAATCCGCCGTACACGCCGCCGCCCAGTGCGATCATCCCCACCTGTTAGAGGGCGGTTTTAGCGAGCAGACGTACTTCAGCGATGGCCTTCTCTTCGGTCCAGAATTTGCCGGCGCTCACACACGTGTCGAGGTGTTCCTCCTCGATGGCGCCGCTCCAGAAGGCGTTGAGAAGTTCGGTATATCCGAGCAGCTCGGTGTGCTCGCGCGTAATCTCGAGCGCTTCGAGTCGTCCGTCGATATAGCCAAGCAGGTGCGCCGCTCGCGCGGCATTTCGGCTGCCGTTGCTGCTTTCGAGCATATGAGCCGCCGTCAGATGTTGAACCGCGTAGATTAGCGAGACTTCGTCTCTTTGGCCGTCGCAAACGATGTCCAGCGCTTCGCGCGCATGCTCTTTCGCATCGGCGTAACGTTGAAGCGACAACTCGTAGGCGGCGATATTCACTAAGATTCCCGCCAGGAGATTGTACCGTCGCAGATCGCGCGCGCTCGTCAACGCCTCCTTCGCCAATCGAAGCGCCTCTTGCGCATTCCCCGCCATGAACTCCGCTTCGGCCAGCGTCGCGGCAGTGAGCATAACCTTCGATGCGTCGGCGGATTCTTG harbors:
- a CDS encoding c-type cytochrome, yielding MLSVVRAQVFPSLALLTACSIAACSGGNSSSANNGRSIFLTGRDSSGTQIVAAKPPLRPACAACHGADGAGGVHLPGGAVSADLRHKALVVDQKHPYTIALLERAISTGIDNEGQPLDPVMPRWRLSETDLHDVATYVFTQLK
- a CDS encoding cyanophycinase, whose translation is MKGLRPHGACKYQFYPPVGSSTPSNVTPQGPGIIMGGGGTDVDAGFVWMHDTIAGSPSGNGGDVVILRSTGTNAYDSYIYALAKFNSVRTLLLPTCTPASVLQQAATIVNQSEGVFFAGGNQADYISAWTGTPLATAVQNLYNRGGVVGGTSAGDNVLPQYIFDAIASGNKSVETKDVVANPYESTISFSYDFLNLPILQNVMTDPHFVTRDRFGRFAGFLARQFADGKDTGTVIHGVGIDEMTDVVVDKNGIGTLLLQGTGGSAYFLSAGPAQTISAKTPLVYDNIQVTRLGAAGQTFNFKTWCAAQPTYTVNVNGNNSPIYAPNPPYTPPPSAIIPTC